The following are encoded in a window of Streptomyces sp. Go-475 genomic DNA:
- a CDS encoding NTP transferase domain-containing protein, producing the protein MTAYEPPGRPGAGTGPAQRADPAADPAAYDAVHDVAYDAVVLAGGAARRLGGADKPGVRVGGRALLDRVLAACGGARTTVVVAAPRPTARPVTWAREDPPGGGPLAALGAGLGPVTAEHVVVLSADLPFLQERTVGRLLDTLRASGADGVLLTDPDGRDQPLVAAYRTRRLHETLELLAGRHGGLDGLPLRRLVAELDLTRVLDPVASFDCDTWDDIATARARIREHGHVLDEWISAVKDELGIDLDVDTRALLDLARDAAHGVARPAAPLTTFLVGYAAARAGSGPEAVAEASRKAAALAARWAEENTSKTQPAGSAQPDASVQSPASAQADVAPDATPDTRPDAG; encoded by the coding sequence GTGACCGCCTACGAGCCCCCCGGACGACCCGGCGCCGGCACCGGCCCCGCGCAGCGGGCGGACCCCGCCGCGGACCCGGCCGCGTACGACGCCGTGCACGACGTCGCGTACGACGCCGTCGTGCTCGCCGGTGGTGCCGCCCGGCGTCTCGGCGGCGCCGACAAACCCGGTGTGCGCGTGGGCGGGCGGGCCCTGCTCGACCGTGTGCTCGCCGCGTGCGGCGGCGCCCGCACCACCGTCGTGGTCGCCGCGCCCCGGCCGACCGCACGCCCCGTGACCTGGGCCCGGGAGGACCCGCCCGGCGGCGGTCCGCTCGCCGCGCTCGGCGCCGGGCTGGGGCCCGTCACCGCGGAGCACGTCGTGGTGCTCTCCGCCGACCTGCCGTTCCTCCAGGAGCGGACCGTCGGGCGGCTGCTGGACACGCTCCGCGCGAGCGGGGCCGACGGCGTGCTGCTGACCGACCCCGACGGCCGCGACCAGCCGCTCGTGGCCGCGTACCGCACGCGCCGCCTGCACGAGACGCTGGAACTCCTCGCCGGGAGACACGGCGGTCTGGACGGCCTCCCGCTGCGGCGCCTCGTCGCCGAGCTGGATCTCACCCGCGTCCTGGATCCCGTCGCGTCGTTCGACTGCGACACCTGGGACGACATCGCCACCGCCAGGGCACGCATCAGGGAGCATGGTCACGTGTTGGATGAATGGATTTCCGCCGTCAAGGACGAACTGGGGATCGACCTCGACGTCGACACCCGCGCCCTGCTCGACCTCGCCCGCGACGCCGCCCACGGTGTGGCCAGGCCCGCGGCGCCGCTGACCACCTTCCTCGTCGGCTACGCGGCCGCGCGGGCCGGCTCGGGCCCCGAGGCGGTCGCGGAGGCGTCCCGCAAGGCAGCGGCCCTCGCGGCCCGCTGGGCGGAGGAGAACACCTCGAAGACCCAGCCCGCCGGCTCGGCCCAGCCCGACGCCTCGGTCCAGTCCCCCGCTTCGGCCCAGGCCGACGTCGCCCCCGATGCCACGCCCGACACCCGCCCGGACGCCGGATGA
- a CDS encoding molybdopterin molybdotransferase MoeA: MTPHGTRAGEDAEDLDVEEVLALVRNSNSTPPPDPDARGGTDGTRTPHRPDTRHHATPWPKARAHAERAARSAARAARRAPVTVSLDAALGLTLAAPLDALTDLPSFDTSAMDGWAVAGPAPWAVRDEGVLAGHATPAPLTDGEAVPIATGARIPPDTTAVLRSEHGRTDDKGRLHATRDVVPGQDIRPRGQECRSGDQLLPAGTLVTPAVLGLAAAAGYDTVTAVPRPRAAVLVLGDELLTEGRPHDGLIRDALGPMLPPWLRALGAEVTAVRRIRDDADALHEAIATADADVIVTTGGTAAGPVDHLHPTLRRIGAELLVDGVKVRPGHPMLLARTGETQHLVGLPGNPLAAVSGLLTLAEPLLRTLAARPAPEPYTLPLRDAVQGHPHDTRLVPVVLRGDQAVPLHYNGPAMLRGIAAADALAVVPPGGTRPGQEAELLDLPWASAGIGVCFT, from the coding sequence ATGACCCCGCACGGCACCCGCGCCGGTGAGGACGCCGAGGACCTCGACGTCGAGGAGGTGCTCGCCCTCGTGAGGAACAGCAACAGCACCCCTCCGCCCGACCCCGACGCCCGAGGCGGGACGGACGGCACCCGCACACCGCACCGGCCGGACACCCGCCACCACGCCACCCCCTGGCCCAAGGCCCGTGCCCACGCCGAACGCGCCGCCCGGAGCGCCGCCCGGGCCGCCCGCCGCGCCCCCGTCACCGTGTCTCTCGACGCCGCCCTCGGCCTCACCCTGGCCGCCCCGCTCGACGCCCTCACCGACCTCCCCTCCTTCGACACCTCCGCGATGGACGGCTGGGCGGTCGCCGGACCCGCCCCCTGGGCCGTACGGGACGAGGGCGTCCTGGCCGGGCACGCCACACCCGCGCCCCTCACCGACGGCGAGGCCGTCCCGATCGCCACCGGCGCCCGCATCCCCCCGGACACCACCGCCGTCCTGCGCAGCGAGCACGGCCGCACCGACGACAAGGGCCGCCTGCACGCCACCCGGGACGTCGTCCCCGGCCAGGACATCCGCCCGCGCGGCCAGGAGTGCCGCAGCGGTGATCAGCTCCTCCCCGCCGGCACCCTCGTCACCCCGGCCGTCCTCGGACTCGCCGCGGCGGCCGGATACGACACGGTCACCGCCGTCCCCCGCCCCCGCGCCGCCGTCCTGGTCCTCGGCGACGAACTGCTCACCGAAGGGCGCCCGCACGACGGCCTGATCCGGGACGCGCTCGGCCCGATGCTGCCGCCCTGGCTGCGCGCGCTCGGAGCCGAGGTCACCGCCGTACGACGGATCCGCGACGACGCCGACGCCCTGCACGAGGCGATCGCCACGGCCGACGCCGACGTCATCGTCACCACCGGCGGCACCGCCGCGGGCCCGGTCGACCACCTCCACCCCACCCTGCGCCGGATCGGGGCCGAACTCCTCGTGGACGGCGTCAAGGTGCGCCCGGGCCACCCCATGCTGCTGGCCCGTACCGGCGAGACCCAGCACCTCGTCGGCCTGCCGGGCAACCCGCTCGCCGCGGTCTCCGGGCTGCTGACCCTCGCCGAGCCGCTGCTGCGGACCCTCGCGGCCCGCCCGGCCCCGGAGCCGTACACGCTGCCGCTCAGGGACGCCGTGCAGGGGCACCCCCACGACACCCGGCTCGTTCCCGTAGTGCTGCGCGGAGACCAGGCCGTGCCGCTGCACTACAACGGCCCGGCCATGCTCCGCGGCATCGCGGCGGCCGACGCGCTGGCCGTCGTGCCACCGGGGGGTACACGTCCCGGGCAGGAGGCGGAACTGCTCGACCTGCCCTGGGCGTCCGCAGGAATCGGGGTGTGTTTCACGTGA
- a CDS encoding ABC transporter permease, producing the protein MSTATTTESKELAPVSAESLAALLIAKDRPPRPSAWSASMTFGWRAMLKIKHVPEQLFDVTAFPIMMVLMYTYLFGGALAGSPKEYIQFLLPGILVMSVVMITMYTGVSVNTDIEKGVFDRFRSLPIWRPSTMVGYLLGDALRYTIASVVMLTVGLVLGYRPDGGIAGVLAGIALLVLFSFAFSWIWTMFGLMLRTEKSVMGVSMMVIFPLTFLSNVFVDPKTMPGWLQAFVNNSPITHLASAVRGLMGGDWPAAEVAWSLGWAGLFVLVFGPVTMRLYNRK; encoded by the coding sequence ATGAGCACCGCGACGACCACCGAGAGCAAGGAACTCGCCCCCGTCAGCGCCGAGTCCCTCGCCGCGCTGCTCATCGCCAAGGACCGGCCGCCGCGGCCCAGCGCCTGGTCGGCCTCCATGACCTTCGGCTGGCGGGCGATGCTGAAGATCAAGCACGTGCCGGAGCAGCTCTTCGACGTCACGGCGTTCCCGATCATGATGGTGCTGATGTACACGTACCTGTTCGGCGGGGCGCTGGCCGGCTCGCCGAAGGAGTACATCCAGTTCCTGCTGCCGGGCATCCTCGTGATGTCGGTCGTGATGATCACGATGTACACGGGCGTCTCGGTGAACACCGACATCGAGAAGGGCGTCTTCGACCGGTTCCGCAGCCTGCCGATCTGGCGGCCGTCGACGATGGTCGGCTATCTGCTCGGTGACGCCCTGCGGTACACGATCGCGTCCGTGGTGATGCTCACGGTCGGCCTCGTCCTGGGCTACCGGCCGGACGGCGGGATCGCCGGTGTACTCGCCGGGATCGCCCTGCTGGTGCTGTTCTCGTTCGCGTTCTCGTGGATCTGGACGATGTTCGGGCTGATGCTGCGCACCGAGAAGTCGGTGATGGGCGTCAGCATGATGGTGATCTTCCCGCTCACGTTCCTGTCGAACGTGTTCGTCGACCCGAAGACCATGCCGGGCTGGCTCCAGGCGTTCGTCAACAACAGCCCCATCACACATCTGGCGTCGGCGGTGCGCGGGCTGATGGGCGGCGACTGGCCGGCCGCCGAGGTCGCCTGGTCGCTGGGGTGGGCCGGGCTGTTCGTGCTGGTCTTCGGGCCGGTCACGATGCGGCTGTACAACCGGAAGTAG
- a CDS encoding potassium channel family protein, with translation MKLPGQDAIARQADEHLVTHRVKLPRKVVEHPIRQVVKRLSMALVVLVVTALIVYADRDGYNDNAGGGLTLLDAFYYATVTLSTTGYGDITPAGDAARLTNILVITPLRVLFLIILVGTTLEALTERTREEWRLTRWRSTLRDHTVVIGFGTKGRSAIRTVCATGLKKEQVVVVDPSSKVIDAATAEGYTGIVGDATRSEVLKRAEVHKARQIIIATQRDDTAVLVTLTARQLNRGAKIVATVREEENAPLVKQSGADAVITSASAAGRLLGLSVLSPSAGMVMEDLIQQGSGLDIVERPVVKAEVGKTPREVADLVVSVIRGHRVLGYDDPAVGRLELTDRLITIVRKTPATQVTPDIRPMSRD, from the coding sequence GTGAAACTTCCGGGCCAGGACGCGATCGCCCGCCAGGCGGACGAGCATTTGGTGACCCATCGGGTGAAACTCCCGAGGAAAGTGGTGGAACATCCGATCCGCCAGGTCGTCAAGCGGCTCTCCATGGCACTGGTGGTCCTCGTCGTGACCGCGCTGATCGTCTACGCCGACCGCGACGGCTACAACGACAACGCGGGCGGCGGCCTCACCCTCCTCGACGCCTTCTACTACGCGACCGTCACCCTCTCCACCACCGGCTACGGTGACATCACCCCCGCCGGCGACGCCGCCCGGCTCACGAACATCCTCGTCATCACGCCCCTGCGCGTGCTGTTCCTGATCATCCTGGTCGGTACCACCCTCGAGGCCCTCACCGAACGCACCCGGGAGGAGTGGCGACTGACCCGCTGGAGGTCCACGTTGCGTGATCACACCGTCGTCATCGGCTTCGGCACGAAGGGCAGGTCGGCGATCCGGACCGTCTGCGCGACGGGTCTGAAGAAGGAGCAGGTCGTCGTGGTCGACCCGAGCTCCAAGGTGATCGATGCCGCGACCGCCGAGGGCTACACGGGCATCGTCGGGGACGCGACCCGCAGCGAGGTGCTCAAGCGGGCCGAGGTCCACAAGGCACGGCAGATCATCATCGCGACCCAGCGCGACGACACGGCGGTCCTGGTGACGCTGACGGCCCGGCAGCTCAACCGCGGGGCGAAGATCGTCGCCACGGTGCGGGAGGAGGAGAACGCGCCGCTGGTCAAGCAGTCGGGCGCCGACGCCGTCATCACCAGCGCCAGCGCCGCCGGCCGGCTGCTCGGCCTGTCCGTGCTCAGCCCCTCGGCCGGCATGGTGATGGAGGACCTCATCCAGCAGGGCAGCGGGCTCGACATCGTCGAACGGCCGGTCGTCAAGGCCGAGGTGGGCAAGACGCCGCGGGAGGTCGCCGACCTGGTGGTGAGCGTCATACGGGGGCACCGCGTGCTCGGCTACGACGATCCGGCCGTCGGGCGGCTGGAGTTGACCGACCGGCTCATCACGATCGTGCGGAAGACACCGGCCACCCAGGTCACCCCCGACATCCGCCCGATGTCCCGCGACTGA